TATCGTTGCTGCCATTCCAGCGCCGCAGCGGCCTGGCATGGCCGCCGCTGACGCTACGGCATTACGCTTCGCTCTTGCTCCCGCCAAAGGGATCGAGGATCGCGGCGTCGCTGGAAATCAGTTCGGACTCGCTCTTCAGCGCCTCTTCGGCGCGGCGCACGGCGTCCTGGCGCTCGCGGCGCAGCTCCTCGATCAGCGCCTCGCGGTCGCCGTCCAGGCGCGAATCGGTCGGCGCCTCGATGCCCGCCTTCTTCGCCGCCTTCGCGACCAGCGAATCCAGCTCGCGCTGCGAGCAGAGGCCCAGCGTCACCGGGTCCTTGGGCGTGATGTTGGAGATGTTCCAGTGGCTGCGGTCGCGGATCGCGGCGATGGTGGTGCGGGTGGTGCCGATCAGCTTGCCGATCGCGCCGTCCGAAATCTCCGGATGATTGCGCAGGATCCAGGCGATGCCGTCCGGCTTGTCCTGGCGCTTGCTGACCGGGGTGTAGCGCGGCCCCTTGGTCCGGCGAACCGGCTCCGGCCCCTTCAGCATCTTGAGCTTGTAGTCGGGATTGCTCTCACCCTTGTGGATTTCGTCCATGGTGATTTCATGGGCGCGCACCGGATCGCGGCCGGTATATTTGATGCTGGCGGTATCGTCGGCGATCGCCTGCACTTCGAGGATATGAAGCCCACAGAATTCCGCGATCTGGTCGAAGCTCAGAGCGCTGTTGTCGACCAGCCAACTGGCGGTCGCGTGGGGCATGAGAGGCTGGGACACGGGGTCTTCTCCGGCACGTAAAAACGATAAGGGCCGCCCAATCAGGGCGGCCGCGACGGGTCGGGAATAGTGCATCCCGGCCCTGGCGGCAAGGAAAAGCGTCAGGCGGCGCTGTCGATCACATCCGGGTCGATTTCATGCAGGCCCGACAGGAACTCCCGCGCGCTCCGTTCCCAACTGAAGCTGCGGCCGTAAATGGCGCAGGCCTGCCGATCCCGCACCAGCGCCCCGGTGATGGCCCGCCCCAGATCCTCCGACAGCGCGCCGGTTTCCGGCGTCACGATATCGACCGGCCCCGTCACCGGATAGGCCGCGACCGGCGTGCCGCAGGCCAGCGCCTCGATCATTACCAGCCCGAACGTGTCGGTGCGGCTGGGGAAGACGAAGACGTCGGCGCCCGCATAGACGCCCGCCAGCTCCGCCCCGAACAGCGCGCCCAGGAAGCGCGCCTGCGGATAGGCCCGCTCCAGCGTCACGCGCGCCGGCCCGTCGCCCACCACCACCTTGGTCCCGTCATGGTCGGTGGCCAGAAACGCCTCCAGATTCTTCTCGACCGCGACCCGCCCGACATAGAGCATGATCGGGCGCGGCAGATCGGCGAACAGGGCGGGCGGCCGGGCATCGGGCGTGAAGGCGGTCAGGTCCACCCCCCTGCCCCAGGGCCGCACATTGGCGACGCCATGGGCGCGCAACTGCTCGCGCACCGACCGGGTCGACACCAGCACCGCCTGCGCCGGGCCATGGAACCAGCGGATATAGCGCCAGAACCAGGCTGCGGGCAGGCCGGTGCGCTGCGCCACATAATCGGGGAAATGGGTGTGATAGGCGGTGGTGAAGGGCACGCCGCTGCGCAGGCACCAGCGCCGCGCCGCGATGCACAGCGGCCCTTCGGTCGCCAGATGCACGGCATCGGGGCGGAAGGCGGCGATCGCCTGCCCCACCACGCTCGACCGCACCAGCGCCAGCCTTATTTCGGGATAGGTGGGGCAGGGAATGGAACCGTAGAGATCGGGCGAGATCACCTTCACCTCATGCCCCATCCGCTCCAGTTCCCCCTGGATCGTCTGGAGCGTGCGCACGACGCCATTCACCTGCGGCGTCCAGGCGTCGGTAACGATGGCTATACGCATGGCCTTATGCTCCGTCATCGCCGGGGGGAGCCACACCCACCCCGCTGCCGCCTCAAGTGCATCACCAAAAATTCAAGCCGCTATCCGCGCCTGCTCATTGCCCGCGCCCTGTTGCCGCGCGGCGATCTCGTCGGCCCAGTGCAGCACTTCCATCCGCCCGTCGGAATGCTCGACCAGCGCGGTGCAACCTTCCACCCAGTCGCCATCATTATAATATTGCACGCCCTCGATCTCGCGCATTTCGGCATTGTGGATATGGCCGCACACCACGCCGTCCACCCCGCGCGCGCCGGCCTCATGCGCCACCACTTCCTCGAAGCGGGAGATGAAGGACACGGCGTTCTTGACCTTGTGCTTGGCCATCTTGCTGAGCGACCAATAGGGCAGGCCCATGCGCTGCCGCACCGCGTTCACCACTATGTTCAGGCGCATCAGCGTCGTGTAGGCGGCGTCGCCGACGAAGGCGAGCCAGCGATGCGCCAGCATGATCGTGTCGAACTCGTCGCCATGCAGCACCAGCAGCTTGCGCCCGTCGGCAGTCTGGTGGATCGCCTTGCGCCGGATTTCCACGCCGCCAAAGCTCATGCCGGTGAACTGGCGGAACATCTCGTCATGATTGCCGGGGATATAGACGACCCGCGTGCCGCGCTTGGCGCGCTTCATCAGGCGCCAGACCACGTCATTATGCGTCTGCGGCCAGTAGAAGCGCTTCTTGAGCCGCCAGCCATCGATGATGTCGCCGACCAGATAGATGGTGTCGCTGTCCACGCTGTCGAGGAAATCGATCAGCATCGTCGCGTTGCAACCGCGCGTGCCAAGATGGATGTCGGAGATCCAGATGGTGCGATAGCGACGACGCTCCCCCTCCCGCTCAGGGATATGAAGCTGGTCGTCGGCGCCCTCTTCCATGTCGCCCGGAAAGGGCAGGCGCGTGATGGCGTTCATGATACGATCCCCAAAGACGATGTCCTTGGGAGCGAATCCCTAGCGCCCCAATGTTACAACTTTGCAGAGAATATGACGGAAATGCTACGATTTGCAGGGGTTTGCAGTTGATCCTCTCCACCTGTCATGCCGACAAAAGCCGGCATCCCGCTTTTTTCTCGACGAAACGGGGCAGTGATATCTAGCGTTCGCTGGGATGACGAAGTTGTGATGGAGAAGAGCCTTTCGTTTTCCCATCGTCATCCCCGCGCAAGCGGGGATCCATCTCTATGCGGGGCATCTAGACGAGAGACTGGGAGATGGATTCCCGCCTACGCGGGAATGACAAAGAGGGTTAAGGGAGGATCGACCAAACCCTATTAATGAGCCAGCGCGATCCCAGTCCAACAGCGGCAATGGTCGGTATTATCAACCAGAAAAACGGGTTTTCGCCTACAACACCGATAAAAAACATAAGGATTAGCGGGGCCGCCAGGGCAGCCAACCCACACCCCCATCTTCCACCCAATGTGCTTCCACCTTGGTATTTGCTGTCGCTCATTAGTAAGTATTTGCACGAATGACTTAAGGTCTGAAAGAGGCCAAAAGCGAAAATCTCACCCGACCATCCCCCCTCAAACCACCAGCACGATCTTCCCGAAATGCGCGCCTGCGTCCATCCGCGCGTGCGCCTTGGCCGCGTCCGCCAGCGCGAACCGCTGGTCCATCGCCGGGCGCAGCTTGCCTTCGTTCACGAACGACCAGACCGTGCGCATCAGTTCATCCGCGACCAGGCTCTTGAACCCCGTCGACCGCGCGCGCAGCGTCGATCCGGTGATCGTCAACCGCCGCTGCATGATGGCCGGAATGAATATCTCCGCCTTCGCCCCGCCCAGAACCGCGATCGACACATGCCGGCCGTCCTCCGCCAGGCATTCCAGGTTGCGCGGCAGATAGTCGCCGCCGACCATGTCGAGCACCGCCTGCACCCCCTGCCCGCCGGTGATCCGCTTCACCTCCGCGACATAGTCCAGGTCACGATAGTTGATCGCATGATCCGCGCCCCACGCCTTGGCCTGCGCGCACTTCTCGTCACTGCCGCAGGTGACGATGATCGTCACGCCGAACAGCCTGCACAGCGTGATCGCCATGGTGCCAATGCCGCTGGTGCCGCCATGGACCAGCACCGTGTCGCCATCCACCGCATAGGCACGCTCGAACAGGTTGGTCCATACGGTAAAGAGCGTCTCGGGCAGCGCCGCCGCCTCGACCAGGTCATAGCTGTCCGGGACCGGCAGGCACTGGCCGGCGGGCGCGACCGCATATTCGGCATAGCCCCCGCCCGCCAGCAGCGCGCAGACCTTCTGCCCCACCAGCATGTCCGCGCCGTCCCCGGCCGCGACGATGGTGCCCGCCACCTCCAGCCCCGGAATGTCGGAAGCGCCCGGCGGGGGCGGATATTTCCCCTGCCGTTGCAGCACGTCGGGCCGGTTCACGCCCGCGGCGGCGACCCGGATCAGCACCTCGCCCTTGCCCGGCACCGGCACCGGCCGCCGTTCGGGCACCAGCGCCTCCGGCCCGCCCGGCACGGCGATGCCGATCGCCATCATGTCCCTTGGCATGTCCGTTGGCGCCTCCCCCGGCGTCGTCAATCCATTCGCCATCCCCGCCGTCCCCGAAAAACTGGCCCGAAAGCTGTCGTTATATTGCGCCGCATCAAAATCATGCGGTGAAGCGCGCGCCCTTATTGACAGAGTGGCCCATAGGGTCAACATTGGCCTTCATGGACTTGGATGACGATCTGCC
This genomic stretch from Sphingobium sp. BYY-5 harbors:
- a CDS encoding DUF1013 domain-containing protein is translated as MPHATASWLVDNSALSFDQIAEFCGLHILEVQAIADDTASIKYTGRDPVRAHEITMDEIHKGESNPDYKLKMLKGPEPVRRTKGPRYTPVSKRQDKPDGIAWILRNHPEISDGAIGKLIGTTRTTIAAIRDRSHWNISNITPKDPVTLGLCSQRELDSLVAKAAKKAGIEAPTDSRLDGDREALIEELRRERQDAVRRAEEALKSESELISSDAAILDPFGGSKSEA
- a CDS encoding glycosyltransferase family 1 protein, giving the protein MRIAIVTDAWTPQVNGVVRTLQTIQGELERMGHEVKVISPDLYGSIPCPTYPEIRLALVRSSVVGQAIAAFRPDAVHLATEGPLCIAARRWCLRSGVPFTTAYHTHFPDYVAQRTGLPAAWFWRYIRWFHGPAQAVLVSTRSVREQLRAHGVANVRPWGRGVDLTAFTPDARPPALFADLPRPIMLYVGRVAVEKNLEAFLATDHDGTKVVVGDGPARVTLERAYPQARFLGALFGAELAGVYAGADVFVFPSRTDTFGLVMIEALACGTPVAAYPVTGPVDIVTPETGALSEDLGRAITGALVRDRQACAIYGRSFSWERSAREFLSGLHEIDPDVIDSAA
- a CDS encoding UDP-2,3-diacylglucosamine diphosphatase — protein: MNAITRLPFPGDMEEGADDQLHIPEREGERRRYRTIWISDIHLGTRGCNATMLIDFLDSVDSDTIYLVGDIIDGWRLKKRFYWPQTHNDVVWRLMKRAKRGTRVVYIPGNHDEMFRQFTGMSFGGVEIRRKAIHQTADGRKLLVLHGDEFDTIMLAHRWLAFVGDAAYTTLMRLNIVVNAVRQRMGLPYWSLSKMAKHKVKNAVSFISRFEEVVAHEAGARGVDGVVCGHIHNAEMREIEGVQYYNDGDWVEGCTALVEHSDGRMEVLHWADEIAARQQGAGNEQARIAA
- a CDS encoding NAD(P)H-quinone oxidoreductase, producing the protein MPRDMMAIGIAVPGGPEALVPERRPVPVPGKGEVLIRVAAAGVNRPDVLQRQGKYPPPPGASDIPGLEVAGTIVAAGDGADMLVGQKVCALLAGGGYAEYAVAPAGQCLPVPDSYDLVEAAALPETLFTVWTNLFERAYAVDGDTVLVHGGTSGIGTMAITLCRLFGVTIIVTCGSDEKCAQAKAWGADHAINYRDLDYVAEVKRITGGQGVQAVLDMVGGDYLPRNLECLAEDGRHVSIAVLGGAKAEIFIPAIMQRRLTITGSTLRARSTGFKSLVADELMRTVWSFVNEGKLRPAMDQRFALADAAKAHARMDAGAHFGKIVLVV